The sequence AGTACACAAGGGCGTAAGCACGGCCAACCAGAATCCCACGACCACGGCACTACCCTCGCAATGCCTGCCGGGACATTGCGCCGGATCAGCCAGGCAACAAAACGCTGCTCCTCTCCTACCCAATTTCGCCAAACTTAGCCCACATATTGGCCGATCTTGTGGGTGCGGCTTTGAGTGTACGAATCTTTTGCCATCTTCTTCACTCCTATCCCGAGTCGGCCTTTGCTATAGCCGCATACACAGCAAATCGGCGGCGGGAGGAAGGCAACTCAGATTCTAACGAACGGATTCCTGATAGTGAGACTGTCTTCCAGGATCTGGCCGTGGTTCATATCCTCGCTGTACAGCGTCTGGCACCCGGCCACTGCGGCTGCGGCAACGATGCACGCATCATAGAACGACAACAGTTGCCGTTCGGCAATGTAGCGCGCCCGGTCATGCACCTCCACCGTCAGCGGCACCACATCGCAGAAGCTGCGAACCAGATCGAGAAAATTCCCGATGTCCTGCCAGCTCATCGCCAGTTTACGACGACATACGGCGGTCACCTCGTTGAGAACCTGGACACTGATCACTGGGTTCGTCTTCAACAATGCCTCAGCGCCGTCGGCTTTGGCGGCATCATCGGACAACAGGTACAGCAAGACGTTGCTGTCCAGGAAAGGCCGCAATTTACCCACGCTCATTGGCCTCGTCCCTGCTGAACTTGAAGTCCGCCGGCAGCTTGCCACGATAGCCGCGTAGCCGCTCCAGCAATTCATCCGCGCCAGGTTTCTTGCGAACTGCAAACGTACGCGGGTCGTCGATCACGATCTCGATGTCATCGCCTTCTTGCAACTCCAAGGCTTCGACCAAACTTGCCGGCAGTCGGATCGCCAGACTATTGCCCCACTTTGACACCTGCATCACCGCCACCTCTAAAGATATACATTATAAAATTGTATATCTACAACTGGAAAATTGCAATTCCCAAGATGTGTTCATTCACATCCGACCAAATCCCGCTCACCAAATAGCAATTCAAGTAATCCTTTCAACTCAATAATTCATTAAGCAAACCCCAATATATAAACTATTTTATGGGTGCCTTTGGCAAAATCCAATGGCGGGGATTTGCAGCCCCTTTAGCAAGAGTCGAGAGCAGGTCCTGCGTAATGCTACCGATAGTAGACAAGATATCCATTCGCTCGTCCCAATCACTCCATGGTTGTGCACCGGCTGCAACAGATGTCGCCCCCCAGGTTCGGCTTCACATGCCTTGAAACGCAGGCTACACGGCCTTCTGGACGTAAGCGTTAACAATTCGTGATGAGATGATGTCCTGATACGCCGGAGGAAGACATCCTATGGCCACATGACATCTTTCAGGTATGGGGCTTTGCTTCTTTCATGTACAAATCAAGCACTTTTTTTGCAAAATCATCATCCTTGACATAAAAATAGCACTCAGGCACACCCAATATTTCTGCCATGTGGCACGCAAGCGTATATTTGGGGGTATGCGTTCCCAGCTCATACTGAGAAATACGTTGCCTTGCGGTTGCTTCCTCTATGCCTATCATCACACCAAGCTTTTCCTGTGTAATGCCGCGCATTTTCCGGGCTTCTTTCAGTCTCTTCCCTATCATCGGTTGTCCAGACAATCAATTTTAATCATTGACGCCTGTCTAGCATTCCTTTACATTTTATTTGTAAAGTAAAACCTTTACATCAGCCATGCACCAGGGAAATCAACCGTAAAAGATTTCAGCTTTCGGGCTCCGTCCGCAAGGCGGAGCCTTATTTTGTAGTACTGGGCGTAAAAGAATTAATACTGGCTACCGCTTTAAAATAAGTCCACAATTAAGTCCTAACCAATTTGGTTTATACATGAAACTTTCCTTTTATCAATTGGTTAGAGCTGGAATTTAGGTCCATTAGAACGCACCATTTCTTGTTCCATAGATGTCTACTGGTATCTATAGGTCATTGGAATATGGATGGAAATCATCCTTTCTCGTTGCAGCGGCTTCCACTGAATTCCACCCGTATCCGATACATTTAAGTCTAATTTTAAGTCCATATAGCAAACCCGGTCGTAATCATCGTTTGCCACTATCCAACCTTAATGCTCCTCCTCTTCTTCACCATCATCAAACGAGCGCTCCTCATCCTCATCGTTTTCATTGCTTTCTTCATCGTCGAACATGGCAGTGACCCTGTCACCTTTATGTTGTTCCCGAATCTCCGCCGCCGCGATGGCAATCGCCTGGCCGCTGCTCATCCCCTGCGACATCAGATCCTGTATCCGCTCCACCGCTTCCTGCTGCTGCTCATGGGTCAGCGCCGGCATACCTGCAATCATCATCTTCTCCTGGGGAGTAAATCGGGCGCGTATCATCGCACGCCATCTGCGCCATACGCCAGAACTTCCGCTTTGTGGTACGCTAGCCCGCCGGGGAAAATCACTCCGGGCCGACCACTAAACAGCGGTTCACCTGCAAGCATGAGATTATACGAAAAGACATGTCCTTAGATACCCACGCCTCATCCCCTGTCTATCATTCGCTGCCCTATCGGCCGGATGCGCTACTGACGCTTTTCGCGCCGTTTTCGCAGCAGCCGTGGGCGATGCTGCTGCATTCGGGCTTTGCCGATCATCCCCATAGTCGTTTCGACATTATGGTGGCCGACCCCAGAGTCACGCTGCGCACCCGCGGCGAACGAACGGAAATCACCCGCGACGGCAATACGCGGATATCCACCGACGATCCCTTCCTGCTGCTGCAACAACAGCTTGAACATCTGGGCGTCGATGCCGCGGCGCGCCCTGACTTTCCCTTTCAGGGCGGCGCGCTCGGCCTGTTCGGTTACGATCTCGGTCGCCGCATCGAGAAGCTGCCGTCACAGGCACGGCAGGATATCGCCCTGCCCGATATGGCCGTCGGTTTATATGACTGGGCGGTAATCGCCGATCATCAGCGTCAGACATTAACGCTGATCGTTCATCGTCATCTTCAGGAGCGGCTCGACTGGCTGGCGCATCCGCCCGCGGGTCGCCCCACCGCCGATTTCCGGCTGACCGGGCCGTGGCGCGCCAATATGTCGCGCGCGGAGTACGGCGGAAAATTTGATAAAATACAGGATTACCTGCTGTCGGGAGACTGTTACCAGGTCAACCTGGCGCAACGCTTTGTCGCCGACTATCAAGGGGATGAATGGCAGGCGTTTCTGCGGCTGTCGTCCGGCAATAAGGCGCCGTTCTCCGCGTTTCTGCGCCTGCCTGAACACGCGGTGATCAGCGTTTCTCCCGAACGTTTTCTGTGGCTGGAAAGCCAGCGCATCCAGACCCGCCCCATTAAAGGCACGCTGCCGCGCCTGGCCGACAAGGACGCGGACCGCGCGCAGGCCGCACGGCTGGCGCGGTCGGATAAAGATCGGGCGGAAAACCTGATGATTGTCGATTTGCTGCGTAACGATATTGGCCGGGTGGCGGTGCCCGGCAGCGTGCGCGTACCGGAATTGTTTATCGTGGAACCTTTTCCCGCGGTTCACCATCTGGTCAGTACCATTACGGCGCGGCTTCCCGCCGGCCGCCACGCGACGGCGTTGCTGCGCGCCTGTTTCCCCGGCGGCTCGATCACCGGCGCGCCCAAGATCCGGGCGATGCAGATTATTGAAGAGCTGGAACCGCAGCGGCGTAATGCCTATTGCGGCAGCATTGGCTACCTGAGCATTTGCGGCACCATGGACACCAGCATCGCCATTCGCACCTTACTAACCGAGCAAGGTAAAATTTACTGCTGGGCCGGCGGGGGGATCGTCGCCGACAGCCAGGAACAGGCGGAATATCAGGAAACCTTTGATAAAGTGAAGCGTATCTTGCCATTGCTGGATACGTTGGATTAATTGGATAATCAGCGCTTCCCAGGTAACTACTCGTGACCCATTCAGTGAATGAAACCCGCTCGCCCGCCAGCTTCGATCTGGCCGAGTTTATTACCCGCTTTCAACTGCAAACGCTGCGGCCGGCGCCGCCGGCCCGCCACCGGAGGCAGGCGGCCGTACTGGTGCCGATTGTGCGCCGCGCCACCCCGACGCTGCTGCTGACCCGCCGGGCATCCGGCCTGAGAAGCCATGCCGGGCAGGTCGCCTTCCCCGGCGGCGCCGCCGACCTTGACGACCGGTCGCTGGTGGAAACGGCGCTGCGCGAGGCGCAGGAAGAAGTAGCCATTCCGCCGCAAAATGTGCAGGTATTGGGCGTATTGCCGTCGGTAGACAGCGTCAGCGGCTTTCAGGTCACGCCGGTTGTCGGTCTTATCTCCCCGCTGACCCGCTTTTATCCGCATGAAAACGAAGTGGCGGAGCTATTTGAAATGCCGCTGGCGGAAGCGTTGGCGCTTACCCGCTACCACTCCCTTGATATCGAGCGGCAGCGCAAACCTCACCGTGTTTATCTCTCCTGGTATCGGCAGCAATTCGTCTGGGGATTGACGGCGGCGATTATCCGCCGGCTCGCCCTGCACGTTGCCAGCGAACCATGATGGTTATCTTGTCCCTCTGTGCGCTGAAATAAGTTTTGTTGCCTGTTGGCATAAGTTTATTTCATGCGAAAAAGCGAACTCCGCAACATATTGCACACTACAATGGCGCGATTTGAGAATTTTATCCTATTCTTCGGCTATCAAGGGCGCGGGTAAGGAGTTTGGGCGTGATAAGCGTTTTCGACATGTTTAAAATCGGCATTGGCCCCTCAAGCTCTCATACGGTAGGACCGATGAAAGCCGGTAAGCTATTTGTCGATGAATTGATAAGCCGTAGCTTACTGTCCTGCGTGACGCGTATTGCCGTTGACGTTTACGGCTCGCTGTCGTTGACCGGAAAAGGACACCATACCGATATCGCCATCGTTATGGGACTGGCGGGCAAGATGCCGGACACCGTCGACATTGACGCCATTCCGGGGTTTATCCGCGAGGTGGGAAGCCGGGAACGCCTGTTGCTGGCGGACGGCCGGCATGAGGTCGATTTCCCCCGTGAAAGCGGCATGGTTTTCCGCAGCGAAAACCTGCCGTTGCACGAAAACGGTATGACGATCGCCGCGTTTACCGGGAGCGAGGCCGTTTTCCGTAAGACCTATTACTCCATCGGCGGCGGGTTTATCGTTGACGAAGAGAACTTTGGTAAAAGCGTATTAACCGAAGTCTCCGTGCCGTATGCCTTTAATTCAGCGCACGAGATGCTGGCGCACTGTAAGCAAAACGGCCTTTCGCTGTCCGCCATGGTGATGCGCAACGAACTGGCATTGCACAGCCGTCAGGACATAGAAGAGTATTTCTCGCATATCTGGCAGACCATGCGCGCCTGTATCGACCGCGGCGTGAACACCGAAGGGATACTGCCCGGCCCGCTGCGCGTTCCCCGCCGCGCTTCGGCGCTGCGCCGCATGCTGGTGGCCTCCGACAAACTCTCCAACGACCCGATGAACGTCGTCGATTGGATCAATATGTTCGCCCTGGCGGTCAACGAGGAAAACGCCGCCGGCGGACGCGTGGTTACCGCGCCGACCAACGGCGCCTGCGGCATTGTCCCCGCGGTCCTCGCCTATTACGACCACTTTATCGAACCGGTCGGCCCCGACATCTATATACGCTATTTTCTCGCCGCGGGCGCGGTGGGTATACTGTATAAAATGAACGCCTCCATCTCCGGCGCCGAAGTGGGCTGTCAGGGAGAAGTCGGCGTCGCTTGCTCAATGGCGGCGGCCGGGCTGGCGGAACTGATGGGCGCCAGCCCGGAGCAGGTCTGCGTGGCGGCGGAAATCGGCATGGAGCACAATCTTGGGCTGACCTGCGATCCGGTCGCCGGCCAGGTTCAGGTGCCGTGCATCGAACGCAACGCCATCGCCGCGGTGAAAGCCATCAACGCCGCGCGGATGGCGATGCGCCGCACCAGCGAACCGCGCGTATCCCTGGATAAGGTTATTGAGACCATGTACGAAACCGGCAAGGATATGAACGCCAAATACCGCGAAACCTCGCGCGGCGGACTGGCGATCAAGGTGCAGTGCGACTAGCGCCCTTTTCGTAAAAAAGTTAATACCTGTTCGAGCGTGTAGTCAGGCGATTTTGTTGTTGGTAATCGTCTACTGACCGCGCCGTTCGTTGAATTAAAAAGGAAATAGTAATGTACAAACAGACGAACGCGCCAGAAAACTGTTGTGACATGAGTGAAATAAGAGCGGAAATCGATGCGATAGACCGGCAAGTGATCGCCCTGCTCGCACAGCGTTTCGAATATGTTAAGTCCGCCTCGAAATTCAAGAAAAACCCTGATGAGATCCAGGCCAGGGTCCGTTTTGAAAATATGCTTGCCCAACGCAGGGCCGGGGCGGAAAGCAAGGGGTTGAGCGCTGATGTGATAGAAAAGATGTACCGCGATCCGGTGACATGGTTTATTGCGGAAGAGATGGCGCACTGGTCGCGGTCGCAAAACGCGATTTACCCCAAACCAGCACAACCCGGCATAAGATAAAACGGCTTGCCCCTAATTGGGCAAGCCCTAGCAATATCCGCACCAGCGATGCTCCGCCGGCGGGAGATCGCCGCTATTCGTTTGCAAAAACTACTCGTTTTCCTCTTCCCTCGGTTCGGTGATTTTTTCGACCCGCACCAGTTCAATACGGTATTCCGACACCTCCATGATTTGGAAGCGCAACTGGTGCAGCTCAATCACATCGCCCACGTTGGGAAACTCATCGCTGTATGCCAGCAGCATGCCCGCCAGCGAAGCATAATCCTCTTTCGGACTGACCAGATCGCTGCTGTCGACCACCTGCTGCAAAGAGTGCAAATCCGTACCGCCTTTAACCAGCCAGCCGTCGCCGTCGGCCACAATATCCAGCGTTTCGTCTTCGTCCGGGAACTCGCCGGCAATCGCTTCCAGCACGTCCAGCGGCGTAACCAGCCCCTGCACCACGCCAAACTCGTTACTTACCATCACCAGACTGCCTTTGGCCCGGCGCAGTACCGGCAGCAAATTGATCACGTCCAGCGTTTCCGGCACCACAATCGGCTGATTGGCCGCCGCGAAACTTTCCACATCGGCATGCTCTTCCAGCGCCACCAGCAGATCTTTGGCCCGCACCACGCCGATTAGCTCGTCCAGCGAGCCGCGGCATACCGGAAACAGGCTGTGGGGCGTATCCAGCAACTGCAAACGGATCTCCTCCACGGAGCGCTCGCTGTCTACCCAGGAAATTTCCGTGCGCGGGGTCATCACGCTGCGTAGGGAACGCGACGCCAACGTCAGTACCCCGCTAATCATATAGCGCTCTTCTTCGGCAAAGGTTTCAGCAGTGATTTTCCGCGGCTGATCGTCCTCGTCGGCGGCGGCCTTTCTGGCCCCCATCAGCCGTAAAATCGCCTCGGCGGTGCGCTCACGCAGAGGGCGCCGAGACTGATGCTTCATAAAGTTATGTCGGGCAATCTGGTTGAACAGTTCGATCAGGATCGAGAAGCCAATCGCCGCATACAGATAACCTTTGGGAATATGGAAGCCGAAACCTTCCGCAACCAGACTTAAACCAATCATCAACAGGAAGCTGAGGCACAGCACCACCACCGTCGGGTGGGCGTTGACAAAATTGGTCAACGGCTTGGATGCCAGCAGCATCACTCCCATGGCGATAATCACCGCGGTCATCATAACGCCCAGGTGGTTAACCATACCCACCGCGGTAATCACCGCATCCAGCGAAAATACCGCATCCAGAACCACTATCTGGGCGACAACGACCCAAAAGCTGGCGTGCGCGCGGTTGCCATGCTCATCATGCGATTTATTCTCCAGCCGTTCATGCAGCTCCATGGTGGCTTTAAACAGTAAGAACAGCCCCCCGAACAGCAAAATAAGATCGCGTCCGGAGAAGCTGAAATCGCCGACGTGAAACAGCGGTCGCGTCAGCGTAACCATCCAGGAAATCAGCGACAACAGCCCCAAACGCATCAGCAGGGCCAGCGATAAACCGATAATGCGGGCTTTATCTCGCTGTCTGGGGGGCAATTTATCCGCCAGAATGGCGATAAATACCAAGTTGTCGATACCCAGAACAATTTCAAGTACCACCAGCGTCAATAAGCCCGCCCAGATTGAGGGATCCAGCAAAAATTCCATGTCAGACTCCGAAAAATGAACCAGCAGATGACATCAATACCGCGTTGGCATTGACGGATAATAAAAAGCGAGGGTATGAATCAGAATGACTCTGAGGGTGGCAGGGATGACCAACCGAGTACAGAAAACCACCAGCGTTAGCGGGTACACAGAGAACGTTTTGTCGGTGACAGTCCATGGGAAGGGCGAATGCCCGGTGCTCCTAAATAATTTAACAGGATATAACTTTAACAGGTTGCCCCGGTTTTTCACAAAGACTTTCTTACGCCGCGCCATGCGGGGAAAGCAGGTAATACATCTGTTATTTACCGCACATTTTTTTAGCAGGTCAAAGGTATCGCCAGTCAAAGGTGGAGCAACATCACACTATTTATTTTTTCGGTGAGTAAAATAAATCCGTCAAGCGGTTGTTTTAGGTTTGACAGGTTTGAACCGAATCATGGAATGTAGTGAATTAACTGTAAAATTTTTACCTATTGAATAACCAAGTCAGCCTCTGACGACCATACTGATATGGCAATGATTAACGTTCGCCCGGCGTACGTTAACCCTATATCCCGACACATTACACACTCGATTTGATCGTGAATAGTGAGGAGGTAGTAAGTGGGTATTGCAATAATACTATGCACTCACGGAGCCACCGCAGGGCCGCTGTTAAAGACAGCTGAAATGATTCTTGGCGATCAGGATAACGTAGCCGTGATCGATTTCATCCCCGGTGAAAACGCTGAAACGCTGATAGAAAAATATCAGGAGAAGTTATCTCAGTTGGATACTTCGTCCGGCGTATTGTTTTTGGTCGATACCTGGGGGGGCAGTCCGTTTAATGCCGCCAGCCGTGTGGTTACCGACAAGGAGAATCATGAAGTTATCACCGGGGTAAACATTCCCATGCTGGTGGAAACGTTTATGGCCCGCGATGACAACCCGGCATTCGCCGATTTGGTGACAACCGCGCTTGAGGCGGGAAGGGACGGGGTAAAAGCCCTGAAAACCCAGGAGCAACAGAAAGCGGAGGCCTCCCCCGCTCCGGTTTCATCCGCACCCAAAGCCCCCGCGCCGGTTAGCGGAACCGGCGGGCATATGAAGATAGGGTTGGCGCGTATTGACGACCGTTTAATTCACGGTCAGGTAGCGACACGCTGGACAAAAGAGACCAACGTCAACCGCATTATCGTCGTCAGCAATGAAGTCGCCGCCGACAACGTGCGTAAAACGCTGCTGACGCAGGTCGCGCCGCCGGGAGTTACCGCTCATGTGGTGGATGTGGCGAAGGCCATTCGCGTTTATGACAACCCGAAATATGCCGCCGATCGCGTGATGCTGTTATTTACCAACCCGAGCGACGTATTAACCCTGGTTGAAAATGGCGTAAAAATAACCTCCGTCAACATTGGGGGCATGGCGTTTCGTCAAGGGAAAACGCAGGTCAATAATGCGGTCTCCATTGATGAAAAAGATATCGCGGCGTTTAAAGAACTGGATAAACGCGGCATTGAATTGGAAGTTAGAAAAGTCTCCAGTGATTCCAAACTCAAAATGATGGATCTAATCAATAAGATGGTTCGTTAACACATTCAATAAATTCCGCTGTGTAACGATTTATTTTACTCGGATAACGTTTTCTATAGGAGAAGTACAATGGAGATTACCACCCTTCAAATTGTGCTGATATTTCTCGTGGCTTGTGTTTCGGGGATGGGGTCGATTCTTGACGAGTTTCAATTCCACCGCCCTCTCGTCGCCTGTACGCTTATCGGCGCCGTATTAGGCGATTTACAAACCGGGATCATTATCGGCGGTACGCTGGAAATGATCGCGCTCGGATGGATGAACATTGGCGCGGCGGTGGCGCCCGATGCGGCACTGGCTTCCATTATCTCGACGATCCTGGTCATCGCCGGCGGACAAAGCGTAGGCGCGGGGATTGCGCTGGCGATCCCGCTGGCCGCGGCCGGTCAGGTGCTGACGATTATCGTGCGCACCATTACCGTTGCTTTCCAGCATGCCGCCGATAGCGCGGCGGAACGCGGCAGCTTGAGCGCTATCAGTTGGCTTCACGTATCCGCGCTGTTTCTTCAGGCGATGCGTATCGCCATTCCCGCCGTTATCGTGGCGATCTCAGTAGGCACCGATGCCGTTCACGCCATGTTGAATTCGATTCCCGACGTAGTCACCAACGGCCTGAATATCGCCGGGGGCATGATTGTCGTCGTGGGTTATGCGATGGTCATCAACATGATGCGCGCGGGCTACCTGATGCCTTTCTTCTATCTTGGTTTCGTTACCGCCGCATTTACCGATTTCAACCTGGTGGCGCTGGGGGTCATCGGTATTGTTATGGCCGTGCTGTACATCCAGCTCAGCCCGAAATACAACAAGTCGCAGGGTCAAGCGGTGGCCGCGGGTAACAACGATCTCGATAACGAACTGGATTAATAGGAGTGAGAGAAATGGTTGATACAACTACTGACGTAAAAAAACTCACCGCCAGCGATATTCGCGCGGTGTTTGTTCGCTCCAACCTTTTCCAGGGTTCATGGAACTTTGAACGTATGCAGGCGCTCGGCTTCTGCTTTTCCATGGTGCCGGCGATCCGCCGTCTCTACCCGGAAAACTCGGAAGAGCGTAAACAGGCGATTAAGCGCCATCTGGAGTTTTTCAATACTCAGCCGTTTGTCGCCGCCCCGATTCTGGGGGTAACAATGGCGATGGAAGAGCAACGCGCCAATGGCGCTCCGATTGACGACGGGGCGATAAACGGCCTGAAAGTGGGGTTGATGGGCCCGCTGGCGGGCGTCGGCGACCCCATATTCTGGGGCACGGCGCGTCCCGTTTTCGCCGCGCTGGGCGCCGGAATTGCGATGAGCGGCAGCCTGCTGGGGCCGGTGCTCTTTTTCGTTCTGTTCAACCTGGTGCGCCTGCTGGTGCGCTACTATGGCGTGGCTTATGGCTATCGCAAAGGGGTCGATATCGTTAGCGATATGGGCGGCGGCTTCCTGCAAAAGATGACTGAGGGGGCGTCTATTCTCGGTCTGTTCGTCATGGGGGCGCTGGTCAACAAATGGACCCACGTCAACGTGCCCATGGTGGTTTCAAGGGTAACCAACCAGGAGGGCGAAACCACCGTCACCACCGTCCAGTCGATTCTCGACCAGCTTATGCCGGGACTGATTCCCCTGCTGCTCACCTTCGGCTGTATGTGGCTGCTGAGGCGCAAGGTTAACGCCCTGTGGCTTATCATGGGATTCTTTGCCATCGGCATTTTCGGTTATTGGATCGGCTTGCTCGGTCTGTAAGTACCTTACCCCGCCGGAGGTTGCCCCTCCGGCGGGCGTACGCCGTTCTGCGGTAAAATTCAGTCAGAAACTGAACTTTCGTTTAACACAGCACATCCCAAACATTCACACACGGAGTTACCCATGACGGTTACGGATATCGCCCTGGTTATTTTGATCGCGCTGGCGCTGATTTATGCTATCTATGACGAATTCATCATGGAGATATGGCAAGGGAAAACCCGATTGCGCGTGGCGCTAAAACGGGTAAACCGTCTGGACGCGCTTATTTTTATCGGTCTGGTGATAATCCTTATTTATCAGAATGTCATGAATAACGGTGCGGTAATTACCTCTTCTCTTTTACTTTTTCTGGCATTTATGGCGATCTATCTTGCCTATATTCGGCGTCCCAAATTGCTGTTTAAACCGACAGGTTTCTTTTATGCCAATATCTTTATTCCTTATAACCGTATTAAAAATATGAATTTATCCGAGGATGGCGTTTTGGTCATCGATCTGGAACGGCGCCGGTTACTAATACAGGTGGAGAAGCTTGACGATTTGGAAAAAATATATAATTTTATGGTTGAAAATCAATAATATATAAAAATTCAATTTTAAATTTAAAATATTATAAAACATACCATTAACTTATTTGTGGCATTTTACCCCCATCAACTATGACGTTATTTTTTGCGATAACGATCACGCGATTTTTAAATGAAAATAATTATCAATTGCATTATTAATCCCTGCCATTTTTATTGTTGTTTAATCCATAAATAATATGTTAAGGTTTCGCCGTCATTGGGGAGTAGCCGGTTTCTGAACGTCAGGATCAGAAATGCTCGTATCAACATACTCGTTTTATCTACTAAAACGTGGTGCGGGCGGCCAGTTGGCAGGCGAGACCATAGACACGGCGACCATCATCTGGTTGGGGATGATCGCCGTGGATATGGAGAACCACCCAGCCGAGGCTATTTACAATGAACCTATCAGCAACGCTCATCCTTGCTTTTGGCATGTCGATGGATGCTTTTGCGGCGTCAATCGGTAAAGGCGCCGTACTGTATAAACCCCGATTCCGGGACGCCATCCGTACCGGCCTTATTTTTGGTATTGTGGAAGCCATCACGCCATTGATTGGCTGGTCCCTCGGTTTTTTTGCCAGCCAGTTCGTTATTGAATGGGATCACTGGGTTGCCTTTGGTCTGCTGGTGATTCTGGGAGGGCGAATGATTATCGAAGGCTGCAAAACCAGCAGAACCTGCCGCTGCGATAAAATAAAAAAACACAGTCTGGCGCTGCTGGTTTGTACGGCCATCGCCACCAGCCTTGATGCCATGACCATTGGCGTGGGACTGGCGTTTTTACAGGTCAATATTTTCCACACGGCCATGGCCATTGGCTGCGCCACCATGATTATGGTGACGTTAGGGATGCTGATCGGCCGCTATATCGGGCCGCTTCTCGGCAAAAAAGCGGAGATTGTCGGTGGTATCGTGCTTATCGGCATCGGCTGCAATATTCTCTATGAACATCTTGGCCATTTAGCCTGATCCGCCCGCGGTCGATGCCGGGCTTGCGCCCTGCTCGTTTCAAGTTACCTATCGGTCGTGCCGCCGTCGTCAATACGCTGGTGCAGGCGGATAATAAAATCGGTCTCGCAGCTAAATTGCTCCGTTTCCCGCAGCTTTTTACCGACCTCCGATGCCGCCCGCCAGGCGAATGGCGTCATCTGTAGTAGTGCGGCGCCCTCCGGCCCTGTCAATTGCATCGGATATGCCAGCGTTTGCTGTTCAATCAACTGAAAACCGGCCAGCTCTTCGTCTCCGCCGGAGTGTAACCGTACCCGGTCATAGACTTGCGCTTTTAACTGATAAAGATGCCGCGGCCCCGGCGATACGGTTATGACCCAACCACCCGTTTTTACCGTACGCTGCAATTCAGCGTCATTGCATGGCGC comes from Brenneria nigrifluens DSM 30175 = ATCC 13028 and encodes:
- the manX gene encoding PTS mannose transporter subunit IIAB, encoding MGIAIILCTHGATAGPLLKTAEMILGDQDNVAVIDFIPGENAETLIEKYQEKLSQLDTSSGVLFLVDTWGGSPFNAASRVVTDKENHEVITGVNIPMLVETFMARDDNPAFADLVTTALEAGRDGVKALKTQEQQKAEASPAPVSSAPKAPAPVSGTGGHMKIGLARIDDRLIHGQVATRWTKETNVNRIIVVSNEVAADNVRKTLLTQVAPPGVTAHVVDVAKAIRVYDNPKYAADRVMLLFTNPSDVLTLVENGVKITSVNIGGMAFRQGKTQVNNAVSIDEKDIAAFKELDKRGIELEVRKVSSDSKLKMMDLINKMVR
- a CDS encoding PTS mannose/fructose/sorbose transporter subunit IIC, producing the protein MEITTLQIVLIFLVACVSGMGSILDEFQFHRPLVACTLIGAVLGDLQTGIIIGGTLEMIALGWMNIGAAVAPDAALASIISTILVIAGGQSVGAGIALAIPLAAAGQVLTIIVRTITVAFQHAADSAAERGSLSAISWLHVSALFLQAMRIAIPAVIVAISVGTDAVHAMLNSIPDVVTNGLNIAGGMIVVVGYAMVINMMRAGYLMPFFYLGFVTAAFTDFNLVALGVIGIVMAVLYIQLSPKYNKSQGQAVAAGNNDLDNELD
- a CDS encoding PTS mannose transporter subunit IID, producing the protein MVDTTTDVKKLTASDIRAVFVRSNLFQGSWNFERMQALGFCFSMVPAIRRLYPENSEERKQAIKRHLEFFNTQPFVAAPILGVTMAMEEQRANGAPIDDGAINGLKVGLMGPLAGVGDPIFWGTARPVFAALGAGIAMSGSLLGPVLFFVLFNLVRLLVRYYGVAYGYRKGVDIVSDMGGGFLQKMTEGASILGLFVMGALVNKWTHVNVPMVVSRVTNQEGETTVTTVQSILDQLMPGLIPLLLTFGCMWLLRRKVNALWLIMGFFAIGIFGYWIGLLGL
- a CDS encoding DUF986 family protein, coding for MTVTDIALVILIALALIYAIYDEFIMEIWQGKTRLRVALKRVNRLDALIFIGLVIILIYQNVMNNGAVITSSLLLFLAFMAIYLAYIRRPKLLFKPTGFFYANIFIPYNRIKNMNLSEDGVLVIDLERRRLLIQVEKLDDLEKIYNFMVENQ
- the mntP gene encoding manganese efflux pump MntP, with product MNLSATLILAFGMSMDAFAASIGKGAVLYKPRFRDAIRTGLIFGIVEAITPLIGWSLGFFASQFVIEWDHWVAFGLLVILGGRMIIEGCKTSRTCRCDKIKKHSLALLVCTAIATSLDAMTIGVGLAFLQVNIFHTAMAIGCATMIMVTLGMLIGRYIGPLLGKKAEIVGGIVLIGIGCNILYEHLGHLA